Proteins found in one Oncorhynchus keta strain PuntledgeMale-10-30-2019 chromosome 2, Oket_V2, whole genome shotgun sequence genomic segment:
- the LOC118400511 gene encoding ectodysplasin-A receptor-associated adapter protein-like has product MFTSICVKMTSLKAFKEPFDRIISEPVEDTDTSSFMAEMSLKSNYPVQVTEPQDAVTLQLRSMPPGYLTPPSGRIRQPVEVGVECICTGSILQDFPKELQFLNNPCEKCCCSAPPPKISDLMDDKDLLDLLRLKLDPNHCTVKNWKNFASRWGMSYDELTLLEHRTQGSMCHSPTQEFLLRNNHKTVTELTELCRVYQRIDVLRLLQRWMDNDWPSRWQNAH; this is encoded by the exons ATAGAATAATCTCTGAACCAGTGGAGGACACAGATACTAGTAGCTTCATGGCAGAAATG TCCTTGAAGTCCAACTATCCAGTCCAAGTCACAGAACCTCAAG ATGCAGTGACACTGCAGCTGAGGTCCATGCCACCTGGCTACCTCACACCTCCCTCAGGCAGAATAAGACAG CCAGTAGAAGTTGGTGTGGAGTGCATCTGCACAGGCTCCATCTTACAAG ACTTCCCCAAGGAGCTGCAGTTCTTGAACAACCCCTGTGAGAAGTGCTGTTGCTCAGCTCCACCTCCAAAGATCAGTGACCTCATGGATGACAAGGACTTGCTGGACTTACTGCGTCTTAAACTGGACCCAAATCATTGCACTGTTAAGAACTGGAAGAACTTTGCGAGCCGTTGGGGTATGAGCTATGATGAGCTGACTCTGTTGGAGCACCGGACCCAGGGCTCAATGTGCCACAGCCCCACACAAGAGTTCCTGCTGCGCAACAACCACAAGACCGTCACTGAGCTCACCGAACTTTGCCGGGTGTACCAGCGCATTGATGTGCTGCGGCTTCTGCAACGCTGGATGGATAACGACTGGCCCTCACGCTGGCAAAATGCTCATTAA